The Epinephelus lanceolatus isolate andai-2023 chromosome 14, ASM4190304v1, whole genome shotgun sequence genome has a window encoding:
- the LOC144466759 gene encoding olfactory receptor 2AG2-like → MERIVIPDAVSAVLYSSVTVASNTASQRNGSNLPPANGRPSEPKRRQPGRRLCVLCTGTKRGKVHTVCFKCKRTACKEHHVRSLTKFVTCYCYISIICSNSTIVYLIVIHRNLHEPMYIFIAALLINSVLFSTAIYPKLLIDFLSEKQIISYSACLLQYFLFYTLGGAEFLLLSAMAYDRYVSICKPLQYPTIMRKTTVCIFLALAWFVPACQLVAHTTMCFHEKLCRFTFKAIFCNNSIYKLQCSTSRALTIYGLFMFLNGSFFPMLFILSTYAQIFRITYRSCRKVRKKAAETCLPHLLVLINFSFLCTYNLITARLESEIPKLANSIMTLQLVLYHPRLFQDGQTCNRCHTEQINIIN, encoded by the exons ATGGAAAGGATTGTGATTCCTGATGCAGTCTCTGCAGTGCTGTATTCCAGTGTTACAG TAGCCTCCAacacagccagccagagaaacGGCAGCAACCTGCCACCAGCCAACGGCCGACCCAGCGAGCCGAAGAGGAGGCAGCCTGGTCGGCGCTTGTGTGTTCTGTGCACGGGCACAAAGAGAGGAAAAGTGCACACTGTCTGCTTCAAATGCAAACGTACCGCCTGTAAGGAGCATCACGTCAGG AGTTTGACAAAGTTTGTCACGTGTTATTGTTATATTTCAATAATCTGCAGTAATTCTACTATTGTGTATCTTATTGTGATTCACCGAAACCTCCATGAGCCTATGTACATTTTCATTGCAGCTTTGTTAATCAACTctgttcttttcagcactgcTATTTACCCAAAGCTTCTGATTGACTTTTTATCTGAAAAACAGATCATATCTTATTCAGCCTGTCTCCTCcagtattttctgttttatacttTAGGCGGTGCAGAGTTCTTACTGTTGTCAGCCATGGCCTATGACAGGTATGTGTCTATATGTAAACCTCTGCAATATCCAACTATAATGAGAAAAACAACTGTCTGTATCTTTCTGGCTTTAGCTTGGTTTGTTCCTGCTTGTCAGCTTGTGGCACACACAACAATGTGCTTTCATGAAAAGCTCTGTAGGTTTACATTCAAAGCAATTTTTTGTAATAACTCAATTTACAAACTTCAGTGTAGCACTTCAAGAGCACTGACTATATATGGTTTGTTCATGTTTCTAAATGGGTCATTTTTTCCGATGCTCTTTATACTTTCCACATATGCACAAATATTCAGAATAACCTATCGAAGTTGCAGAAAAGTCAGGAAAAAAGCTGCAGAGACCTGTTTACCTCACCTGTTGGTTTTGATCAACTTCTCCTTTCTGTGCACATATAATTTAATTACAGCTCGACTGGAATCTGAAATTCCAAAACTTGCAAATTCAATAATGACTTTACAGCTGGTTTTGTATCACCCACgtctcttccaggacggacagacgtgcaatagatgccatacagaacagatcaacataataaattaa
- the LOC117250076 gene encoding olfactory receptor 6N2-like, translating into MDEGLNVTYITLGGHVEVHKYRFLYFMIMFIVYILIICSNSTIVYLIVIHRNLHEPMYIFIAALLINSVLFSTAIYPKLLTDFLSEKQIISYSACLLQYFLFYTLGGAEFFLLSAMAYDRYVSICKPLQYPTIMRKTTVCIFLALAWFVPACQLVAHTTMSFDEKLCRFTLKAVFCNNSIYKLHCSTSRALTILGLVILLNVSFFPMLFILSTYAQIFRITYQSCRKVRKKAAETCLPHLLVLINFSLLCTYNVIIARLESDITKLANLIMTLQLVLYHPLVNPIIYGLKMKEISKHLKQLLCHRKMN; encoded by the coding sequence ATGGATGAAGgattaaatgtaacatatataACTTTAGGTGGACATGTGGAAGTTCACAAATACAGATTCCTTTATTTTATGATCATGTTTATagtatatattttaataatctGCAGTAATTCTACTATTGTGTATCTTATTGTGATTCACCGAAACCTCCATGAGCCTATGTACATTTTCATTGCAGCTTTGTTAATCAACTctgttcttttcagcactgcTATTTACCCAAAGCTTCTGACTGACTTTTTATCTGAAAAACAGATCATATCTTATTCAGCCTGTCTCCTCcagtattttctgttttatacttTAGGCGGCGCAGAGTTCTTTCTGTTGTCAGCCATGGCCTATGACAGGTATGTGTCTATATGTAAACCTCTGCAATATCCAACTATAATGAGAAAAACAACTGTCTGTATCTTTCTGGCTTTAGCTTGGTTTGTTCCTGCTTGTCAGCTTGTGGCACACACAACAATGTCCTTCGATGAAAAGCTCTGTAGGTTTACTTTAAAAGCAGTTTTTTGTAATAACTCAATTTACAAACTTCATTGCAGCACATCAAGAGCACTGACAATATTGGGTTTGGTAATTTTGCtcaatgtttcattttttccaATGCTCTTTATACTTTCCACATATGCACAAATATTCAGAATAACCTATCAAAGCTGCAGAAAAGTCAGGAAAAAAGCTGCAGAGACCTGTTTACCTCACCTGTTGGTTTTGATCAACTTCTCCTTGCTGTGCACATATAATGTAATTATAGCTCGACTGGAATCTGATATTACAAAACTTGCAAATTTAATAATGACTTTACAGCTGGTTTTGTATCACCCACTTGTTAATCCAATCATATATGGactaaaaatgaaagaaatttcAAAACACCTCAAGCAGTTGTTATGTCATAGGAAGATGAACTAA
- the LOC117250083 gene encoding olfactory receptor 6N2-like produces the protein MDEEINVTYITLGGHVEVHKYRFLYFMIMFIVYILIICSNSTIVYLIVIHRNLHEPMYVFIAALLINSVLFSTAIYPKILIDFLSEKQIISYSACLLQYFLFYTLGGAEFLLLSAMAYDRYVSICKPLQYPTIMRKTTVCIFLALAWFVPAYQLVALTIMSFNEKLCRFTLKAIFCSNSIYKLQCSTSRALTILGLVILLDVSFFPMLFILSTYAQIFRITYRSCRKVRKKAAETCLPHLLVLINFSLLCTYNVIIARLESDITKLANLIMTLQLVLYHPLVNPIIYGLKMKEISKHLKQLLCHRKMN, from the coding sequence ATGGATGAagaaataaatgtaacatatataACTCTAGGTGGACATGTGGAAGTTCACAAATACAGATTCCTTTATTTTATGATCATGTTTATagtatatattttaataatctGCAGTAATTCTACTATTGTGTATCTTATTGTGATTCACCGAAACCTCCATGAGCCTATGTACGTTTTCATTGCAGCTTTGTTAATCAACTctgttcttttcagcactgcTATTTACCCAAAGATTCTGATTGACTTTTTATCTGAAAAACAGATCATATCTTATTCAGCCTGTCTCCTCcagtattttctgttttatacttTAGGCGGTGCAGAGTTCTTACTGTTGTCAGCCATGGCCTATGACAGGTATGTGTCTATATGTAAACCTCTGCAATATCCAACTATAATGAGAAAAACAACTGTCTGTATCTTTCTAGCTTTAGCTTGGTTTGTTCCTGCTTATCAGCTTGTGGCACTGACAATAATGTCCTTTAACGAAAAGCTCTGTAGGTTTACTTTAAAAGCAATTTTTTGCAGTAACTCAATTTACAAACTTCAGTGTAGCACATCAAGAGCACTGACAATATTGGGTTTGGTCATTTTGCTAGATGTGTCATTTTTTCCGATGCTCTTTATACTTTCCACATATGCACAAATATTCAGAATAACCTATCGAAGTTGCAGAAAAGTCAGGAAAAAAGCTGCAGAGACCTGTTTACCTCACCTGTTGGTTTTGATCAACTTCTCCTTGCTGTGCACATATAATGTAATTATAGCTCGACTGGAATCTGATATTACAAAACTTGCAAATTTAATAATGACTTTACAGCTGGTTTTATATCATCCGCTTGTTAATCCAATCATATATGGactaaaaatgaaagaaatttcAAAACACCTCAAGCAGTTGTTATGTCATAGGAAGATGAACTAA